The Pocillopora verrucosa isolate sample1 chromosome 14, ASM3666991v2, whole genome shotgun sequence genome has a segment encoding these proteins:
- the LOC131797535 gene encoding mycolipanoate synthase-like produces MGHFLARKPLVALLISLVIMVGCCLGFIRLNFEQPNIDLFTVTDSQSRKDSHNSAQFFPILEARQEQVIMIPKDGESILSEECLRDVVMVHRAIENISGYDDICLKQQLPNVAEESKEKNCMISSPLELAGTNFQNLKNLSSILARESVKPTNVLSSGQTFKHSYRQMLANFHLQRNRDRLTAHADALQAIYFIRKTTSPEEYQKIEDFEVTFSNLLTSVSHRLKCAELSYKTGRATTKALQDVFKPELWPLCVTVFAMAVLAFIVVHFSSANAVCLRTVLLIFSCFVLPLTCSAGFVSMTNFAFTSTSLFIPFFLLGKVITDVVLFLVEWERHQMVPSLEHRVGNCLARTGVLATATALCGSILCGVAVKSSFRGISHFFFATLAAHLAVSASTLTITVIVLLYFERKLKTINTPCAAACERRLSNVEAGSFEQRHSLYHKTKLQRILKTLARKITSTGGKIISLGIFALLIILCVLSAFQTGERARTIDSYYQNENFKQFDKARQIFFSNETDVSIVFSEDIDYPLKSVQNQVVSLCEKLQEASYSKGRSLCWTEDFRQWVKHQNMNCSYSEFYRCFEIFLNNSQSLPFRQDLLLKDSISLVKISASRIHLRMTLKNRFQDDRKSLRKLRGDLQEYSFLKAIPVSEKFFAVDDLVKLEEETISIVLAVGTVVVFTVSLFATCHLGVSTILTLAFDVLVLEAAAIMNTFGIYLDPVSFISLYLTIILSLNSSIEVGYSYVLSAKKGIQDRMIDGLRSVGVSVLAGTISSILASISLGFIFPSLSDIFFLLLPLVFALGSIHALIVVPTFLALFEELVHYFNSKDSEELVEHYLEAYDSMLLEARNGDITKLKAKRPQISIIGISCRFPGANCKDLFWVLLEEGKSSIRPFPDNRKQEHKAFFELYNPKRFVNGRLCAINGSYLEEIQTFDNRFFGISNQEARAMDPQQRILLQVVYEAIEDAGMRLEDLQKCRTGVFVGVMNLEYGALTTDRSNYSNINQYSSTGITASILANRVSFCLNLTGPSIAVDTACSSSLTALKLACDNLHHDDCDIAIVCAPNVVLDHSMQMVTSMAGLLAPDGRCKSFDASGDGYGRGEGFAAVVLKLTKDALCDKDDVYCEIVACGMNNDGQNAVPITAPSAKMQAELSRRVLEQSGVTAEDVDYFEAHGTGTAIGDVVEVNSIADTYSNQGATSSRKLRIGSVKSNLNHTESTSGLAGLIKTALMIRNKTFVPTINVKVLNPKLKLEEKGLILQQIREAWNTENGKPRIAAVNSFGYGGSNVHAILREATPTPSFEGENYIRKNNVLTITARSLEGLKKMSELYSAWIKNKADETDEHFAQDLCYSLNERRSQYPHRLALAFGTALEASKSLEAFAVNSVGWEKLASYAEVTSSVRKVVFMFGGQGSQWYAMGRQLMEFETVFREAILTVSSFLKDLGETWSLEDELMAPEDVSRITESYIAQPATFAVQYATAQLLKSWKVHPSAVIGHSLGEFAAACVAGIITVKEAVQLVLTRANLQDRCPNNGGMAALGISELKARELLFDLRLSATLDIAAVNDAKSVTVAGDSQSIEALGQHLSLNAKDVFWRVLGTNRAFHSSHMEPIKKPFQEAMKNVKFNPQLSKIPMYSTVKGEVVSGQQLNSNYWWQNIRCPVRFYSAMKHLLRDGYKQIIEISTQPILAHYVKQIALQEDLTEEERPVVITTLPRKRVPIEDQHRYFIQNTVCKLYTMGFPVDWTSVQGSQSARFIRLPKSPWVESSFWYREHPPQAIVHPIDSKETIKKPTHPYLAQVKMTDLYSGLHCWETEIDLFNFPSLKDHALSEGGAVMPGAAYLEMAFAMVKDKFVHTSGLELSDVKLSSLLTLPETQVRSLRLRLLRTEIIDNAQFQITSVQEDQSEIMLSGGHISVDLLHTRRNFEEEACNQVGPAVNDLIRNMTEMPIERFREITQKYGFQYGGAYSIIKQTWYRDNEGLCLIDIRESLMVQSEIENYVVHPSILDACLQSCFIPLGSSAIDEKSVVPVGFEGITLNDPPNTNQLYCHVIGDVKEFGKFDVTLTSPSGKILLTMREFRVAELNSTPRRFPSDDLVYEVQWIEDKLQTQREISPNLTCLLLRDSSPLSDTLIGKLRAAKVNVITVDPPNALSFDTKTEDVISSALTGVPSGNLSFLKVVNMWPVETNLLPNKFDVIEKAQNLAFNSSVFLIQQLVSKGLLDCRLLLVSESTQFLNTTTESQVNSIPWASTIWGLRRTAKLEEFDLGITTIDLGNKNDITEVDLLLSEILGDSIEEEVAFRDGKRFINHVVRSNISIEQPTPHSNESDWGSLYLSSIPGTRKVCLRQKSFSKPSPSEVTIELLYCWTPSESIIDVSKPNACVFTVGEVTHLSGETANNQMQIGDVVCGVTASGRVSRSLPIQVTNTFVKPAILTQEQATYIPACLAIALHALKRTATKKENMRLLIHQAHRGPGPAAVALAKAMGHKVFCTVSDTCQSVTKSTLLELGAENVTNQSLAKFEDDSRHAFDAVLFFYPPPPNALQKSSRNLKRGGKVVILGAEFDGDVVFPAKKNVMYVRESISDILLTPQTYQQLSLESLELLKGGPLLEKLQEIKLVSMDIPTAIEATNDFTVNNSPSKTSMRVFQSISFLIHSFAPSKECSDRQKIPVLPRGLDECGLKENKTYLVAGGIRGYGFEVARWMAENGAKSIGLIGRSKPSDAKYQEVRGIETKTGAKFHIFQIDISSQEQMQSLKEQLDSLPSVAGIVHTAMVLRDEFIKDWSFRSFTDVMDPKIKGSYLLHQMSLKMDLDFFVMFSSMASIVGNMGQSSYSACNAFQDSLAQYRRRVLSLPGLSINWGPISGAGVMERQSALTKLMAVGGLGFINAKDGVKLMAKVLIEEPSRPQISLFGVDWPRFIKSNTGLQKTPRLAMITTETSDSDSQTNTAESLLQKNRLEKDPEKKRELILEYVRMSVAELTGSSSSSETDLNKSLYSYGIDSTAALTLKMLLESNLQVSFEVFYFMQPDTTTLKMANDIYDRLRGKSVSPQNSESQGNEPDQTQSTEDINASVVPSKNEVQVLPLYTPEGSAIKFFCVHPSHRYALNLVPISTGFQGQDLVSFYALGFTDPTVISEDWGGVRELAAHYVQLIVKEQRHGPYFLGGYSYGGLLAYEMASLLTEQDHRVEFVAMIDTFPWSPRSRTITTRLFSMKKDGWLPSQHVQLQFESYLEKLAVDSLKMSVDEYRQMRETHSQDWIVDELQKRSLTKGLTTYDLRTLRDALLRNQTIANRTHQEWQPAEVRYRGPLTFLKCQNSRFLPRNPTSHGIEEVWSQLVDGGTTVLVCPGDHYSLSELPQAQVTGGILATALAFTYRMLFPEFPTPPRTFNQRRAVGKLSGGVGVFLHSKKGNKMPHYGDLFFHEDSHKLELRSKSGEGEAIQNEKTKKIIDLKELSMVQPGRLVSSALKYTWRKRRVGGYESGNLGHIASIATSRRVYNLEFCDYSDLKAFYNMVEAVFALKLLTI; encoded by the exons ATGGGGCACTTCCTTGCACGCAAACCATTGGTGGCTCTTCTGATTTCGCTCGTTATTATGGTTGGTTGCTGCCTGGGATTCATTCGCCTGAATTTCGAGCAGCCCAACATTGACCTTTTTACTGTCACCGACAGCCAATCTAGAAAAGACTCGCATAATTCTGCgcaattttttccaattcttGAGGCGCGCCAAGAACAAGTCATCATGATACCCAAGGACGGCGAAAGTATTCTGAGTGAAGAATGTTTGAGAGACGTCGTTATGGTCCACAGAGCTATTGAGAACATCAGTGGTTACGATGATATATGTTTAAAGCAGCAATTACCAAATGTCGCCGAAGaaagtaaggaaaaaaattgcatgatAAGCAGTCCTCTTGAGTTAGCTGGAACTAATTTTCAAAATCTGAAAAATCTCTCCTCTATTCTGGCTCGCGAGTCGGTAAAGCCTACTAATGTTCTTTCCTCTGGCCAAACATTCAAACATTCCTATCGTCAAATGCTGGCCAATTTCCACCTACAGCGGAACAGAGATCGATTAACTGCTCATGCCGACGCTCTTCAGGCTATTTACTTCATAAGAAAGACAACCAGTCCAGAAGAGTACCAAAAAATAGAGGATTTTGAAGTCACGTTTAGCAATCTCCTCACATCAGTCAGTCATCGCTTGAAATGTGCAGAACTTTCCTACAAGACTGGGAGAGCAACAACCAAGGCCTTGCAAGACGTCTTCAAACCAGAGCTATGGCCTCTTTGTGTTACAGTTTTTGCGATGGCTGTCCTTGCATTCATTGTAGTACACTTTTCTTCTGCCAATGCCGTTTGTTTAAGGACGgttctcctgatattctcatGCTTTGTTTTACCATTAACGTGTTCTGCAGGTTTTGTCTCGATGACGAACTTTGCCTTTACCTCAACTTCCCTGTTCATACCATTCTTTTTGTTGGGGAAAGTAATTACAGACGTGGTACTTTTCCTCGTTGAATGGGAAAGGCATCAAATGGTGCCATCACTTGAACATCGCGTTGGCAATTGCCTGGCTAGAACAGGGGTCCTCGCCACCGCAACTGCACTTTGTGGGTCAATTCTTTGTGGAGTAGCGGTGAAATCCTCGTTCAGGGGAATTTcccattttttctttgcaacaCTTGCCGCTCATCTAGCTGTTTCTGCTTCTACTTTGACAATCACTGTCATTGTGTTGCTGTATTTTGAAAGGAAGCTTAAGACCATTAATACTCCTTGTGCGGCAGCATGTGAAAGAAGGTTGTCGAATGTTGAAGCTGGCAGCTTTGAACAAAGACACTCACTTTACCATAAAACAAAACTGCAACGGATTCTGAAAACGTTAGCTCGTAAAATAACATCAACTGGCGGCAAAATTATCTCCCTTGGTATCTTTGCCCTACTCAttattttgtgtgttttgtCTGCATTTCAAACTGGAGAGAGAGCACGTACCATAGACTCGTACTACCAGAATGAAAACTTCAAGCAATTCGATAAGGCACGACAAATTTTCTTTAGCAACGAAACTGATGTAAGCATCGTTTTCTCCGAGGACATTGACTACCCACTAAAAAGTGTGCAAAATCAAGTAGTATCACTGTGTGAAAAACTGCAAGAGGCCTCTTACAGTAAAGGAAGGTCGCTTTGTTGGACGGAAGACTTCCGACAATGGGTTAAACATCAAAACATGAATTGTTCGTACTCAGAATTCTACCGATGCTTTGAGATTTTCCTGAACAATTCCCAAAGTTTGCCGTTTAGACAAGACTTGCTTCTAAAAGATTCTATATCCCTTGTCAAAATATCGGCGTCTCGAATTCATCTCAGAATGACTCTTAAAAACCGATTTCAAGACGATAGAAAATCCCTGAGGAAACTGAGAGGCGATTTACAAGAATATTCTTTCCTGAAAGCTATTCCAGTCTCCGAAAAGTTTTTCGCTGTTGACGACCTCGTCAAGTTAGAAGAAGAAACAATCTCCATAGTCCTCGCAGTTGGCACAGTGGTGGTGTTTACAGTTTCTCTATTTGCGACGTGTCATCTAGGTGTTAGTACAATCCTGACTTTAGCATTCGACGTCCTAGTACTGGAAGCAGCTGCAATTATGAACACGTTTGGAATTTATCTCGATCCTgtgtctttcatttctctttacTTGACGATTATCCTTTCTTTGAATTCCAGTATTGAAGTGGGTTATTCGTACGTACTCTCAGCTAAGAAGGGTATACAAGATCGCATGATCGACGGTCTACGCTCTGTTGGAGTATCCGTGCTAGCAGGCACAATTTCATCCATATTAGCATCTATCTCCTTAGGATTTATATTTCCCAGTCTGTCAGATATTTTCTTTCTACTACTTCCTCTGGTCTTCGCTCTAGGGTCAATCCATGCTCTGATTGTCGTTCCCACGTTCCTTGCATTGTTTGAGGAGTTAGTTCACTATTTTAATTCTAAGGATAGCGAGGAGTTAGTGGAACATTACCTGGAAGCATATGACTCAATGTTACTTGAGGCACGGAATGGTGACATAACAAAGCTCAAGGCTAAACGTCCCCAGATCTCTATCATTGGCATCAGTTGTAGATTCCCCGGAGCCAACTGTAAGGACCTTTTTTGGGTTTTGCTAGAGGAAGGAAAGAGTTCTATCCGTCCGTTTCCCGATAATCGAAAACAGGAGCATAAAGCGTTTTTTGAACTCTACAATCCTAAGCGCTTCGTTAATGGACGCCTTTGTGCCATCAATGGTTCCTACTTGGAAGAAATACAAACTTTTGACAACAGGTTTTTCGGTATCTCCAATCAAGAGGCACGTGCGATGGACCCTCAGCAAAGAATACTCCTTCAAGTAGTCTACGAGGCAATCGAAGATGCAGGAATGCGGCTTGAAGATTTACAAAAGTGTAGAACAGGTGTTTTTGTTGGTGTGATGAACCTTGAGTACGGCGCCCTCACAACAGACCGGTCTAATTACAGCAACATTAATCAGTATTCTTCAACGGGGATAACGGCGTCTATTCTTGCCAACAGAGTGTCATTTTGCCTAAATCTAACAGGACCAAGTATTGCTGTGGATACAGCCTGTTCTTCATCGCTAACTGCCCTTAAACTAGCCTGTGACAATCTCCATCACGATGACTGCGATATAGCCATCGTTTGTGCACCCAATGTCGTCCTTGATCATTCCATGCAGATGGTAACTAGTATGGCCGGACTTCTCGCGCCAGACGGCCGTTGCAAAAGTTTTGATGCTTCTGGGGACGGTTATGGACGCGGGGAGGGCTTCGCAGCGGTTGTGTTAAAGTTGACAAAAGATGCTCTGTGTGACAAAGACGATGTTTATTGCGAGATCGTTGCATGTGGAATGAACAACGATGGTCAAAATGCCGTGCCGATCACTGCCCCAAGTGCCAAGATGCAAGCTGAGTTATCAAGAAGAGTACTTGAGCAGTCAGGAGTGACCGCAGAAGACGTGGATTACTTCGAGGCACATGGGACTGGTACTGCAATTGGTGATGTGGTGGAAGTCAACTCTATAGCAGATACTTACTCTAACCAGGGCGCAACTTCTTCACGAAAATTGAGGATTGGCTCTGTAAAATCTAATCTCAATCACACGGAATCTACTTCTGGACTTGCTGGGCTTATTAAGACCGCTCTGATGATAAGAAACAAGACGTTTGTACCAACTATCAACGTCAAGGTGTTGAATCCCAAACTAAAGCTAGAAGAAAAAGGACTTATATTGCAACAAATTCGAGAGGCTTGGAACACAGAAAATGGCAAGCCGCGAATAGCAGCCGTAAACTCATTTGGCTATGGTGGGTCAAATGTGCATGCCATTCTTCGTGAAGCTACACCGACGCCAAGTTTTGAAGGTGAAAACTATATACGCAAGAACAATGTCCTCACCATTACAGCTCGTTCTCTAGAGGGTCTTAAGAAGATGTCAGAGCTTTACTCCGCGTGGATTAAAAACAAGGCTGATGAAACGGATGAACACTTTGCGCAAGACTTGTGCTATTCCTTAAACGAACGTCGAAGCCAATATCCGCATCGCCTAGCTCTTGCCTTTGGAACCGCTCTCGAAGCATCCAAGTCATTGGAAGCTTTCGCTGTTAACTCCGTTGGTTGGGAAAAGTTGGCTTCTTATGCCGAGGTGACTTCGAGTGTTAGAAAAGTCGTTTTCATGTTTGGGGGTCAAGGGTCACAATGGTATGCCATGGGAAGGCAGTTAATGgaatttgaaactgttttcaGAGAAGCTATTTTGACAGTCAGCAGCTTTCTTAAAGACTTGGGAGAAACATGGTCACTCGAGGACGAATTGATGGCACCAGAAGACGTTTCACGAATAACAGAAAGCTACATTGCCCAGCCAGCCACTTTTGCTGTTCAGTACGCAACTGCACAGCTCCTTAAGTCCTGGAAAGTCCATCCTTCTGCTGTTATTGGTCACAGTTTAGGAGAGTTTGCAGCTGCCTGTGTTGCTGGTATCATTACTGTCAAGGAAGCAGTTCAGCTGGTATTAACTCGCGCCAATCTTCAAGATAGATGCCCGAACAATGGAGGTATGGCTGCCCTGGGCATCTCAGAATTAAAGGCCAGGGAGTTACTTTTTGATCTAAGGTTAAGCGCCACCCTCGACATAGCAGCGGTCAATGATGCAAAAAGTGTCACAGTTGCTGGTGATTCGCAATCCATCGAGGCACTTGGGCAACATCTATCGCTGAATGCAAAAGATGTTTTCTGGCGCGTTCTTGGAACGAATCGTGCATTTCACAGCTCTCACATGGAGCCGATCAAAAAACCATTTCAGGAAGCTatgaaaaatgtgaaatttaacCCTCAGTTATCAAAAATTCCGATGTACTCTACGGTTAAAGGTGAAGTTGTCTCGGGTCAGCAATTAAACAGCAATTACTGGTGGCAAAATATACGCTGTCCTGTTCGGTTCTATTCAGCGATGAAACACCTACTACGGGATGGTTACAAACAGATAATTGAGATCAGTACGCAGCCAATTCTTGCCCATTACGTGAAACAGATAGCTCTTCAGGAAGATCTGACGGAAGAAGAAAGGCCTGTTGTCATTACAACTCTTCCTCGTAAGAGGGTGCCCATCGAGGACCAGCACAGATACTTTATTCAGAACACGGTGTGCAAATTGTATACAATGGGATTTCCTGTTGACTGGACTTCTGTGCAGGGGAGCCAATCAGCGAGGTTCATCCGGCTACCAAAATCTCCATGGGTGGAAAGCAGCTTTTGGTACAGGGAACACCCACCACAAGCGATAGTACACCCAATTGACTCTAAAGAAACCATTAAGAAGCCAACACATCCTTATCTAGCACAAGTCAAAATGACCGACTTATATTCAGGCCTACACTGCTGGGAAACTGAGATTGATCTTTTCAACTTTCCATCCCTGAAGGATCACGCCCTAAGCGAGGGGGGTGCTGTGATGCCTGGAGCTGCTTACTTGGAGATGGCCTTTGCAATGGTAAAGGACAAATTCGTTCATACCTCTGGCCTGGAACTAAGTGATGTGAAGCTTTCAAGTCTTCTCACTCTTCCCGAAACACAG GTTAGATCCTTACGTCTTCGCCTTTTAAGGACCGAAATAATTGATAACGCTCAGTTCCAGATCACGAGCGTACAGGAAGACCAGTCTGAAATTATGTTAAGTGGTGGACACATCTCCGTAGATCTCTTGCACACAAGAAGAAACTTCGAGGAAGAAG CCTGCAATCAAGTTGGACCAGCTGTTAATGACCTGATCAGAAATATGACAGAGATGCCGATTGAACGATTCAGAGAAATAACACAAAAGTACGGCTTTCAGTATGGTGGTGCTTACTCCATCATTAAACAGACCTGGTACCGTGATAACGAGGGACTTTGCTTGATCGATATCCGTGAATCACTCATGGTTCaatcagaaattgaaaattatgtgGTTCACCCTTCCATTTTAGACGCTTGTCTTCAATCCTGCTTCATTCCTCTTGGATCTTCAGCTATTGACGAGAAGTCTGTTGTACCGGTGGGATTTGAAGGTATCACTTTGAATGACCCTCCAAATACCAATCAACTTTATTGTCACGTTATTGGGGATGTCAAAGAGTTCGGAAAATTCGACGTCACGCTTACCAGTccatctggaaaaattctactGACCATGAGGGAATTCCGTGTTGCAGAATTAAATAGCACACCACGACGATTTCCCTCTGATGACCTTGTCTATGAAGTGCAGTGGATTGAAGATAAGTTACAGACACAAAGAGAAATTTCGCCAAACTTGACCTGTCTTCTTCTAAGGGACAGCTCTCCTTTATCAGACACCTTAATCGGAAAACTTCGCGCCGCAAAAGTCAACGTAATCACAGTTGATCCACCCAATGCTCTATCTTTTGACACCAAAACGGAAGACGTAATCAGTTCAGCGTTAACTGGTGTACCCTCAGGCAATTTATCCTTCCTCAAAGTCGTCAACATGTGGCCAGTAGAGACAAATCTCCTACCAAACAAATTTGATGTTATTGAAAAAGCACAAAACCTCGCCTTCAACAGCTCAGTCTTCTTGATCCAACAGCTCGTAAGCAAGGGATTGCTTGATTGTCGACTGCTACTCGTCTCTGAAAGTACACAGTTCCTAAATACCACAACTGAGTCTCAAGTCAATTCCATTCCTTGGGCGTCTACTATCTGGGGACTTCGACGAACAGCGAAACTCGAAGAATTTGATCTGGGTATCACAACCATTGATCTTGGCAACAAGAATGACATTACTGAGGTGGATTTGTTGCTTTCAGAAATACTTGGCGATAGCATTGAAGAGGAGGTCGCCTTTCGAGATGGAAAGCGGTTCATAAATCATGTTGTGAGATCAAACATATCCATAGAGCAACCCACACCACACAGTAATGAAAGCGACTGGGGTTCTTTGTACTTATCGTCCATCCCCGGTACAAGGAAAGTCTGCCTTCGCCAGAAGAGCTTTTCAAAACCATCGCCCTCCGAGGTCACAATAGAACTGCTTTATTGCTGGACACCTTCGGAATCAATTATTGATGTATCCAAACCAAATGCCTGTGTTTTCACCGTTGGAGAGGTCACTCACCTATCAGGAGAGACCGCAAATAATCAGATGCAAATAGGAGACGTTGTGTGCGGCGTTACAGCCTCTGGGCGCGTTTCTCGTTCCCTTCCCATACAAGTCACCAACACGTTTGTGAAGCCAGCCATTTTGACACAGGAACAAGCAACATACATCCCTGCCTGCCTAGCCATAGCTTTGCATGCACTAAAACGCACagcaacaaagaaagaaaatatgagaTTACTTATACATCAAGCTCACCGTGGCCCTGGACCTGCAGCAGTTGCCCTTGCGAAAGCAATGGGTCACAAAGTATTTTGCACTGTGTCTGACACTTGTCAATCCGTAACAAAATCTACCCTCCTAGAGCTGGGAGCTGAGAATGTTACAAATCAGAGCCTCGCCAAATTTGAAGATGATTCCAGACACGCCTTTGatgcagttttgtttttctacccACCCCCTCCGAACGCTCTCCAAAAAAGCAGTCGAAATCTCAAACGCGGAggaaaagttgttatcttgggAGCCGAATTTGATGGAGACGTCGTCTTCCCTGCGAAGAAAAATGTTATGTATGTGAGAGAAAGCATTTCAGACATCCTCCTAACACCACAAACTTATCAACAGCTCAGTTTAGAGAGTCTAGAGCTGCTAAAAGGTGGACCACTCCTGGAAAAGCTACAAGAAATCAAATTGGTATCGATGGACATACCGACGGCCATTGAAGCTACAAACGATTTCACTGTAAACAACTCACCATCGAAAACTTCCATGAGAGTATTTCAAAGTATTTCTTTTCTGATTCACTCATTTGCTCCATCTAAAGAATGCAGTGATCGTCAAAAGATCCCCGTTCTTCCACGCGGTCTAGACGAGTGTGgtctgaaagaaaacaaaacgtaTTTGGTGGCAGGGGGGATCAGAGGATACGGATTTGAAGTGGCGCGTTGGATGGCCGAGAATGGAGCAAAGTCTATTGGACTGATTGGTCGTTCCAAGCCCTCAGATGCCAAGTATCAAGAAGTAAGAGGTATTGAGACCAAGACAGGCGCAAAGTTTCATATTTTCCAG ATCGACATATCCAGCCAAGAGCAAATGCAGTCATTAAAAGAGCAGCTAGACTCTCTTCCAAGTGTGGCTGGAATAGTACATACTGCCATGGTTCTCAGAGATGAATTTATCAAAGATTGGTCATTTAGAAGTTTCACAGATGTCATGGATCCTAAGATTAAAG GTTCCTACTTGCTACACCAAATGAGCTTGAAGATGGATCTTGATTTCTTCGTTATGTTCTCATCCATGGCATCCATCGTAGGAAACATGGGTCAATCATCATACTCCGCCTGCAATGCCTTCCAAGATTCTCTTGCCCAGTATCGAAGACGAGTGCTCAGTCTACCCGGACTTTCGATAAACTGGGGACCAATAAGTGGAGCTGGCGTGATGGAACGGCAGAGTGCTCTTACAAAATTGATGGCAGTAGGCGGACTGGGCTTCATAAATGCCAAAGATG GAGTCAAACTTATGGCCAAGGTCTTAATCGAGGAGCCGAGTCGCCCGCAGATCTCGTTATTTGGTGTGGACTGGCCTCGATTCATCAAAAGTAATACCGGACTACAGAAGACTCCCCGACTCGCAATGATTACTACAGAAACCAGTGATTCTGATAGCCAAACTAACACAGCAGAGTCTTTACTGCAAAAAAATCGCTTAGAGAAGGATCCCGAAAAGAAAAGGGAACTTATTCTTGAGTATGTTCGCATGTCAGTTGCGGAATTAACAGGCAGTTCATCTTCTTCAGAGACGGATCTAAACAAAAGCTTGTATAGCTACGGTATTGACTCAACTGCAGCTTTGACTTTGAAAATGCTGCTTGAATCGAACTTGCAGGTATCTTTTGAG gtgTTCTACTTTATGCAGCCCGACACTACCACACTAAAAATGGCCAATGACATCTATGACAGGCTTCGTGGAAAATCAGTCAGCCCACAGAATAGCGAGAGCCAAGGAAATGAACCCGACCAAACTCAGTCAACGGAGGATATAAATGCTTCAGTCGTACCCTCCAAGAATGAGGTCCAAGTTTTACCCCTTTACACTCCTGAGGGATCAGCAATAAAGTTCTTCTGTGTGCACCCTTCACATCGCTACGCGTTGAATTTGGTTCCCATTTCTACCGGATTTCAAGGGCAG GACTTAGTATCCTTTTATGCTCTGGGCTTTACTGACCCTACGGTCATTAGTGAGGACTGGGGTGGAGTACGTGAGCTTGCCGCTCACTACGTTCAGCTAATCGTCAAAGAACAGCGCCATGGACCCTATTTTCTCGGGGGATATTCCTATGGAGGACTTTTGGCGTACGAAATGGCTTCCCTACTGACCGAACAGGATCACAGGGTGGAGTTCGTTGCTATGATTGACACCTTTCCTTGGTCACCGCGTTCACGGACCATAACCACCAGGTTATTTTCCATGAAGAAAGACGGATGGTTGCCATCGCAACATGTTCAG CTCCAATTCGAAAGCTATTTGGAAAAGCTTGCAGTAGACTCCTTAAAGATGTCCGTTGACGAATATCGACAAATGAGAGAGACACACAGTCAAGACTGGATCGTTGATGAGTTACAGAAAAGAAGTCTTACTAAAGGTCTTACTACCTACGATTTAAGGACTCTAAGAGACGCTCTTCTGAGGAATCAAACCATTGCCAATAGGACGCACCAAGAATGGCAGCCTGCAGAG GTTCGCTATCGAGGTCCCCTCACTTTCCTCAAATGCCAGAACAGCAGATTTTTGCCCCGTAATCCCACGTCACACGGCATCGAGGAAGTCTGGAGCCAGTTGGTAGATGGAGGTACCACAGTACTCGTTTGTCCTGGTGATCATTATTCCTTAAGTGAGTTACCACAAGCCCAAGTAACAGGGGGTATCCTAGCAACAGCCCTGGCCTTCACCTACCGCATGTTGTTCCCTGAATTCCCTACACCTCCAAGAACGTTCAACCAAAGACGCGCCGTGGGGAAACTTTCCGGTGGTGTAGGCGTGTTCCTCCACTCAAAGAAAG GAAACAAAATGCCGCATTACGGAGACCTATTTTTTCATGAAGATTCCCACAAACTTGAGTTGAGATCAAAATCTGGCGAAGGAGAAGCGATTCAAAACGAGAAAACTAAAAAGATCATCGATTTGAAAG AGCTTAGCATGGTGCAGCCAGGAAGGCTCGTCTCCAGTGCCCTGAAGTATACCTGGCGAAAAAGAAGAGTTGGAGGTTATGAAAGTGGAAACCTCGGGCACATTGCTTCGATTGCGACAAGTCGCCGCGTGTACAACTTGGAATTTTGTGATTACTCTGATTTGAAAGCGTTTTATAACATGGTAGAGGCTGTGTTTGCTCTGAAGTTATTGACCATCTAG